The following DNA comes from Bacteroidales bacterium.
TTATCGGGTTAATCAATGATATGAACATCACTAAAATAGATGTCGAGACGTCTGATTTGAAAAAAAATGATGCTGTCGCAGGCACTCAATCGCTGATAAAAATCCCACTTAATCTCCGTTACCGGTTGTCCTGATGTTGGCGTTGAATAGACAGGAAATATACTAAATTCTAAGTGTAAATCTTGGCCTCTGTTTCTCCTGACAATACCCTCATTCCATTAAATGCCAGTGCTTTCATCTCGTCTTCACCGGGATAAACATGAACTGGGGCAATCCTGTGCACCCGTTCAATAATCTGATTTACGAACCATTTTGAATGGGCTACACCACCGGTGATGAGAATGCCATCCACCTGGCCTTTTAAGACCACACTCATAGCACCAATATCTTTAGCCACCTGGTAAGCCATGGCTTCATAAATCAACCCTGCTTTTTGATCGCCCTGAGCCATCATTTGCTCAACATCGTAAGCACTGTTGGTTCCTAAGTACCCGACAAGTCCTCCTTCACCCTTGATCATTTTCATGATTTCTTTCTGCGTGTATTTACCGGAAAAACACAGTCGCACGAGGTCGCCAATCGGTAAGGTTCCTGATCGCTCTGGAGAAAAAGGACCTTCTCCGTCGAGGCCATTGTTAACATCAACCACCCTGCCCATCTTATGCGCGCCAACAGTGATTCCACCACCTAGATGTGCCACAATGAGGTTCATTTCCTCATACTTACGCATCACTGCTTTGGCATGTGAACGGGCAACGGCTTTTTGATTTAGTGCGTGGAAAATAGATTTCCGGACAAAATTGGGATTACCGCTGATTCGGGCAATGTCGTCGAGTTCATCCACAACCACCGGATTGGCAATATATGCGTTTACTCCTTTCAGCTGTTGGGCAAAGGCATCGGCAATGAGTCCGCCAAGATTAGAGGCATGCTCACCCATGGGGCTGTTGCGCAAATCCTCCTTCATGCGCTCATTAACGAGATAAACGCCGGACTCTATGGGTTTAAGCAATCCGCCACGACCAACAATTGCTTTTACAATTTCCTCGGGTACGTTGGCATTGTTGAGTTGTCCGGCAATGATGTCTTTTCGGTACTGGAACTGGTCGGTGATTTTTTCAAACCTGGAGAGTTCCTGTGGATCATGTTGAATGTTCTTCAAAAAAATTGGATTCAGGTTCACAAACACCCCTATTTTTGTGGATGTTGAACCCGGATTGATCGCTAAAATTCCAATTTCATCCATTCAACTTTTACTTTTTATTCTTCACGGAAACAATAAGATTAATGACATTTTGCCGAATACATGCTGATCATCCTTTTGTAAGGTTGACCGTTTTTCTTTACTTCACCTGATGGCTCGTGGTCAATACCCTATACAAACTATCCAATATTGGCTGCAAGTGCAATCGAAAGGAATTTGCTCTTATCGCTGTCACTGCGGGAGGTCAGTACTATCGGGGCTTTTGCACCCATGATCACAGCACCGGCTACAGCGCCGCCAAGGAAATTCAGGGTCTTGTAAAGTATGTTGGCTCCGTCAATGTTGGGCGCCATAATGATATCTGTATCTCCGGCTACTTCGCTGGTAATATTTTTCAGCTCGGCAGATTTTTTTGAGATGGCATTGTCAATGGCCAGCGGACCATCAATTACGCACCCGGTAATCTGTTTGCGGTAGTTCATCATCGAAATGGTAGCGGCGTGCATTGTTGCCTCCATCCTTGGGTTTACTGTTTCAACCGACCCAACAATGGCAACTTTTGGTGTATGGACACCCAGTTTATGAAATACCTCAATGGCATTTAAAATGATCGCAATTTTTGTTTCCAGGTCAGGATTTACGTTCATTGCGGCATCGGTAACCCCGAGCAATTTGTGATAGTATGGCGATTCAAACACTGCCACATGACTCAGTGTGTCTCCTTTGCGAAGCCCCAATTCTTTGTCCAGTACAGCTTTCATCATGGTTCCCGTTCCAACTGCACCTTTCATCAGGATTTCAGCTTTTCCATCGCGGATCAGCTCAACTGCCTTCCGCGAAGCCAGGTATTTGTCCTCCTCGTGGTAGCTTTCATATCCGCTGATATCGAAATTTATGTTTTTTGCTATGATGTTAATGTTCAGCATATTGCCGACTAAAATTGGCTCAATAATGCCGTGGTTTACAGCATTTTTCACGGCCAGCAAAGCATCTTCATCACCAGCTGCAGCTACCACCAGTTTTCTTGTTCTTTTTTGTTTTGCTGCTTCCACCAGATCAATCAAATGTCGGATCATTGTTTAAATTTTTAAGAAAATAAATCTTGTTTGTTATTCAATTAACAGGCTGCAAAAATAATTATTTAAGCAGGACTGGCACTAATAACCTGAGAGTTTGTAAGAAAATATTTTGAGACTATTCCGAGTAGAAGTCGATCATTTGCTGGATGGCCTTATTACAAGGAGCGCAAAAGACATTTCCTTTAAAGGTATGCATCAGGCAGTCTATCGAAGGGCGATAAATACCTTTTGCAGCATATCCGCCTCCCTCATACACACCTGTAACGTTCATATATTCTTCAATTGCAGGAGTTGGGATGGGTGTTCCGGGGTCAATCATGTGTTTCCATTTACTGTCGAAGTCAACAAGGGTAGTGATGTTTGGTTC
Coding sequences within:
- the buk gene encoding butyrate kinase gives rise to the protein MDEIGILAINPGSTSTKIGVFVNLNPIFLKNIQHDPQELSRFEKITDQFQYRKDIIAGQLNNANVPEEIVKAIVGRGGLLKPIESGVYLVNERMKEDLRNSPMGEHASNLGGLIADAFAQQLKGVNAYIANPVVVDELDDIARISGNPNFVRKSIFHALNQKAVARSHAKAVMRKYEEMNLIVAHLGGGITVGAHKMGRVVDVNNGLDGEGPFSPERSGTLPIGDLVRLCFSGKYTQKEIMKMIKGEGGLVGYLGTNSAYDVEQMMAQGDQKAGLIYEAMAYQVAKDIGAMSVVLKGQVDGILITGGVAHSKWFVNQIIERVHRIAPVHVYPGEDEMKALAFNGMRVLSGETEAKIYT
- a CDS encoding bifunctional enoyl-CoA hydratase/phosphate acetyltransferase, with product MIRHLIDLVEAAKQKRTRKLVVAAAGDEDALLAVKNAVNHGIIEPILVGNMLNINIIAKNINFDISGYESYHEEDKYLASRKAVELIRDGKAEILMKGAVGTGTMMKAVLDKELGLRKGDTLSHVAVFESPYYHKLLGVTDAAMNVNPDLETKIAIILNAIEVFHKLGVHTPKVAIVGSVETVNPRMEATMHAATISMMNYRKQITGCVIDGPLAIDNAISKKSAELKNITSEVAGDTDIIMAPNIDGANILYKTLNFLGGAVAGAVIMGAKAPIVLTSRSDSDKSKFLSIALAANIG